In one window of Solanum pennellii chromosome 2, SPENNV200 DNA:
- the LOC107011723 gene encoding 2-hydroxyacyl-CoA lyase translates to MSDSNHQTLSTVDGNTFVAMCLARAGVDRMFGVVGIPVTSLANRSVGLGIRFIAFHNEQSAGYAASAYGYLTGRPGILLTVSGPGCVHGLAGLSNATVNTWPMVLISGSSDQKEMGRGDFQELDQIEAVKPFSKYSAKATDITKIPSCVFSVLDWAVSGRPGGCYLDLPTDVLHQTISDTEAQKLIDDAESCRNKELIAKPIVQHSEIEKAAALLRKAERPLIVFGKGAAFSRAENALKNLVERTGIPFLPTPMGKGLLPDNHELAATAARSLAIGKCDVALIVGARLNWLLHFGEPPKWSKDVKFILVDVDKEEIELRKPCLGLVGDATKVVEMIHKEIKDDPFCLGKSHPWVEALSKKSKENVSKMEAQLAKDVVPFNFMTPMRIIRDAILQLGSPAPIVVSEGANTMDVGRSVLVQTEPRTRLDAGTWGTMGVGLGYCIAAAAASPERLVVAVEGDSGFGFSAMEVETLVRYQLPVVVIVFNNGGVYGGDRRNPEEITGPYKEDPAPTSFVPGASYHLLIEAFGGKGYLVGTPDELKSALTESFSARKPAVINVTIDPYAGAESGRMQHKN, encoded by the exons ATGTCTGATTCCAATCACCAAACCCTATCTACTGTCGACGGAAACACTTTTGTTGCCATGTGCCTTGCACGTGCCGGCGTCGACCGGATGTTCGGGGTTGTCGGGATACCCGTTACTTCCCTTGCGAACCGGTCGGTCGGACTCGGTATCCGGTTTATTGCTTTCCACAATGAACAATCTGCCGGTTACGCTGCTTCTGCTTATGGTTATCTTACCGGGCGACCCGGAATTCTTCTCACCGTCTCTGGTCCAGGTTGCGTTCATGGCCTCGCTGGGCTTTCCAATGCAACCGTTAATACCTGGCCCATGGTTCTGATTTCTGGGTCATCTGATCAGAAAGAAATGGGTCGTGGCGATTTTCAAGAATTAGATCAAATTGAGGCTGTGAAACCCTTCTCTAAGTACTCAGCTAAAGCAACTGATATAACGAAAATCCCCAGCTGTGTTTTCAGTGTTTTGGATTGGGCAGTCTCTGGCAGGCCAGGTGGTTGTTATTTGGATCTTCCTACTGATGTGCTTCATCAAACAATTAGTGACACTGAAGCACAGAAATTGATCGATGATGCTGAGAGTTGCAGGAATAAAGAGCTCATTGCTAAACCCATTGTTCAACATTCAGAAATTGAAAAGGCGGCTGCTTTGTTGAGGAAAGCGGAGAGGCCTTTGATTGTGTTTGGAAAAGGGGCTGCATTTTCTAGAGCTGAAAATGCTTTGAAGAATTTAGTTGAGCGTACTGGAATACCCTTTTTGCCAACACCAATGGGGAAGGGTTTGTTGCCTGATAATCATGAGCTAGCTGCTACTGCTGCAAGGTCACTGGCTATTGGAAAGTGTGATGTGGCGTTGATAGTTGGCGCAAGGCTTAATTGGCTTTTGCATTTTGGAGAGCCACCAAAGTGGTCTAAGGATGTGAAGTTTATCTTAGTTGATGTAGATAAGGAGGAGATTGAGCTTAGGAAACCATGTTTAGGGTTGGTTGGTGATGCTACTAAGGTTGTTGAGATGATACACAAGGAGATTAAGGATGACCCTTTTTGTTTAGGGAAGTCTCATCCTTGGGTTGAGGCATTATCAAAGAAGAGCAAGGAAAATGTTTCGAAAATGGAGGCACAACTGGCAAAGGACGTCGTGCCATTTAATTTTATGACACCAATGAGAATTATTAGAGATGCAATACTGCAATTGGGCAGTCCTGCTCCAATTGTTGTCTCCGAAGGAGCCAATACTATGGATGTGGGGCGATCAGTATTAGTTCAGACCGAGCCAAGGACCCGGTTGGATGCAGGGACGTGGGGGACAATGGGAGTTGGTCTGGGGTACTGCATTGCAGCTGCTGCTGCTTCACCTGAAAGGCTTGTAGTAGCTGTTGAAGGGGACTCTGGATTTGGCTTCAGTGCCATGGAAGTTGAG ACCCTAGTTCGCTACCAGCTCCCAGTTGTGGTTATAGTCTTCAATAATGGCGGAGTTTATGGTGGTGACAGAAGGAACCCTGAAGAAATTACTGGACCTTATAAAGAAGATCCAGCACCCACATCTTTTGTTCCTGGTGCATCGTATCATCTTCTAATTGAAGCCTTTGGAGGAAAAGGATACCTTGTTGGAACACCTGATGAACTTAAATCTGCACTTACAGAATCTTTTTCTGCTAGGAAGCCTGCTGTTATTAATGTGACAATCGATCCTTATGCTGGTGCTGAAAGTGGGAGAATGCAGCACAAAAACTGA
- the LOC107009418 gene encoding histone chaperone ASF1B-like isoform X2, with translation MSAVNITNVAVLDNPASFLSPFQFEISYECVTTLQDDLEWKLIYVGSAEDETYDQVLESVLVGPVNVGNYRFVLQEFVRVGYYVNNDYDDEQLREEPPQKVLIDRVQRNILTDKPRVTKFPINFRPENSEREEQAPPPDHVGEEEDRNEGQLPLPKSKSDEDGA, from the exons ATGAGTGCGGTGAACATTACAAATGTCGCCGTATTAGACAATCCGGCGTCGTTCTTGTCCCCGTTCCAGTTTGAAATATCCTACGAGTGTGTCACTACTCTCCAAGATG ATTTGGAATGGAAGCTCATTTATGTGGGATCTGCCGAGGATGAGACATATGACCAAGTTTTAGAAAGCGTTCTTGTTGGCCCTGTAAATGTAGGAAATTACCGCTTTGTCTTGCAG GAATTTGTACGAGTTGGGTACTATGTGAACaatgattatgatgatgagCAGTTGAGAGAAGAGCCTCCACAGAAAGTCCTAATTGATAGGgttcaaagaaatatattaacGGACAAACCTAGAGTAACGAAGTTCCCTATTAACTTCCGCCCTGAAAATAGTGAAAGAGAGGAGCAAGCCCCTCCACCTGATCATGTGGGTGAAGAAGAAGACCGAAACGAAGGGCAATTGCCTTTGCCTAAGAGTAAATCAGATGAAGATGGAGCCTAA
- the LOC107009418 gene encoding histone chaperone ASF1B-like isoform X1, which produces MSAVNITNVAVLDNPASFLSPFQFEISYECVTTLQDDLEWKLIYVGSAEDETYDQVLESVLVGPVNVGNYRFVLQADPPDPLKIREEDIIGVTVLLLTCSYLGQEFVRVGYYVNNDYDDEQLREEPPQKVLIDRVQRNILTDKPRVTKFPINFRPENSEREEQAPPPDHVGEEEDRNEGQLPLPKSKSDEDGA; this is translated from the exons ATGAGTGCGGTGAACATTACAAATGTCGCCGTATTAGACAATCCGGCGTCGTTCTTGTCCCCGTTCCAGTTTGAAATATCCTACGAGTGTGTCACTACTCTCCAAGATG ATTTGGAATGGAAGCTCATTTATGTGGGATCTGCCGAGGATGAGACATATGACCAAGTTTTAGAAAGCGTTCTTGTTGGCCCTGTAAATGTAGGAAATTACCGCTTTGTCTTGCAG GCGGACCCTCCAGATCCTTTGAAAATTCGTGAAGAAGACATTATTGGTGTTACTGTCCTCTTGTTAACCTGCTCATATTTGGGACAGGAATTTGTACGAGTTGGGTACTATGTGAACaatgattatgatgatgagCAGTTGAGAGAAGAGCCTCCACAGAAAGTCCTAATTGATAGGgttcaaagaaatatattaacGGACAAACCTAGAGTAACGAAGTTCCCTATTAACTTCCGCCCTGAAAATAGTGAAAGAGAGGAGCAAGCCCCTCCACCTGATCATGTGGGTGAAGAAGAAGACCGAAACGAAGGGCAATTGCCTTTGCCTAAGAGTAAATCAGATGAAGATGGAGCCTAA